A genomic window from Paucibacter sp. KCTC 42545 includes:
- the ccoG gene encoding cytochrome c oxidase accessory protein CcoG, which yields MIQPESPALPRRVIPLYAAETKVYPRSVTGRFANWRWLMVALTQLFFYGMPWLQWNGRQALLFDLETGRFYVLGLLLYPQDFIYLAALLVLSALALFFFTAVAGRLWCGYSCPQTVYTEMFLWIERHTEGDRQARMRLDREPWSWPKIGRKCAKHGGWLALSLLTGFSFVAYFIPVRELAGQVMSLSLQAWPLFWVLFYAGATYGNAGFLREQMCKYICPYARFQSALIDADSLIISYDAQRGEPRGARSRKQELIPQASGAADCIDCTLCVQVCPTGIDIRNGLQNECIGCAACIDVCDQVMDKVGAPRGLIRYATENGITGQWSRKQMLARVLRPRVLLYGAALMALSLAFVFSVYQREALLINVIKDRQVMARQVDEGEIENVYRLQLINRTERPLQLHLRADGLPGLQLLAQGAESISVAPSSIGTLPVQLRLPPTAGLASGAHPVQIEAQELGGGAKTFTAKAVFFVPR from the coding sequence ATGATCCAGCCTGAAAGCCCGGCTTTGCCGCGGCGGGTGATTCCACTCTACGCGGCTGAAACCAAGGTCTACCCCCGCTCGGTCACCGGCCGCTTTGCCAATTGGCGTTGGCTGATGGTGGCGCTGACCCAGCTCTTCTTCTACGGCATGCCCTGGCTGCAGTGGAACGGCCGCCAAGCCCTGCTCTTCGATCTGGAGACCGGCCGCTTTTATGTGCTGGGCCTGCTGCTCTACCCGCAGGACTTCATCTACCTGGCGGCCTTGTTGGTGCTCAGCGCCCTGGCCCTGTTCTTCTTCACGGCCGTGGCCGGTCGCCTGTGGTGTGGCTACAGCTGCCCGCAAACGGTCTACACCGAGATGTTCCTCTGGATCGAGCGCCACACCGAAGGCGACCGGCAAGCCCGCATGCGCCTGGACCGCGAACCCTGGTCCTGGCCCAAGATCGGGCGCAAGTGCGCCAAGCATGGTGGCTGGCTCGCCCTGTCGCTGCTGACCGGATTCAGCTTTGTGGCCTATTTCATTCCGGTGCGCGAACTGGCCGGCCAAGTGATGAGCCTGAGCCTACAGGCGTGGCCGTTGTTCTGGGTGCTGTTCTATGCCGGGGCAACCTATGGCAACGCCGGATTTCTGCGCGAGCAGATGTGTAAATACATCTGCCCCTATGCCCGCTTCCAAAGCGCCCTGATCGACGCCGACTCCTTGATCATCAGCTACGACGCTCAGCGCGGCGAGCCACGCGGCGCCCGCTCACGCAAGCAAGAGCTAATACCCCAGGCAAGCGGCGCCGCTGACTGCATCGATTGCACCTTGTGCGTGCAGGTTTGCCCCACCGGCATTGACATCCGCAATGGCTTGCAAAACGAGTGCATAGGCTGCGCCGCCTGCATTGATGTTTGCGACCAGGTGATGGACAAGGTCGGCGCGCCGCGAGGCTTGATCCGCTATGCCACCGAGAACGGCATCACCGGTCAATGGAGCCGCAAGCAAATGCTGGCGCGCGTGCTGCGGCCGCGGGTGCTGCTTTACGGCGCGGCCTTGATGGCGCTCAGTCTGGCCTTCGTCTTCAGCGTGTATCAGCGTGAAGCGCTCTTGATCAATGTGATCAAAGACCGCCAAGTCATGGCGCGCCAAGTTGACGAGGGCGAAATCGAAAACGTCTACCGCCTGCAATTGATCAACCGCACCGAAAGGCCGCTACAACTGCACTTGCGGGCCGATGGCCTGCCGGGGCTGCAACTGCTGGCCCAGGGCGCGGAAAGCATCAGCGTGGCGCCTTCCAGCATTGGCACCCTGCCGGTGCAGTTGCGTCTGCCGCCCACCGCTGGATTGGCTTCCGGTGCACACCCCGTTCAGATTGAGGCACAGGAGTTAGGCGGCGGCGCCAAGACTTTCACGGCCAAAGCCGTGTTCTTTGTCCCCCGCTAG
- a CDS encoding NnrS family protein, giving the protein MASAHRPFFSAAAAVWLGAAGLWAWQLLSAAPQAALLLPAGLLHGWSMSLGFMPLFIAGFALTTVPRWLGLPMPPAGAVFWRSAWLAVLGWALLLVGAAMGWRGTAALGAAMPALVLGDVSRRLWADCRRLGARHSGHARGLALGLLVLALCQALAALALLGEQVLLLRLAVHAGLNLGVAGVFALALQRLTPFLHQDGRRQALLLIALLSGLALRAALDFATLLAYPPSALVAWTSAAALLGLGIWLWRDAWAPELAAARRTPLVAQLHLGYLWLGLSFLLDAAALAAAASGHPGWLGLAPQHAVSLGFMGSTLLAMVSRVSAVQQGRSVAVDRPLWVMQALLQATTLIRLAADFSTHRGLLLALAGAGFALLALSWNCRYLPWLLSPIQTKRSNR; this is encoded by the coding sequence TTGGCCTCAGCGCACCGCCCCTTCTTCAGCGCCGCAGCCGCGGTTTGGCTGGGTGCTGCTGGTCTTTGGGCCTGGCAATTGCTGAGCGCGGCGCCCCAAGCAGCCTTGCTGCTGCCCGCGGGCCTGCTGCATGGCTGGAGCATGAGCTTGGGCTTTATGCCCCTCTTCATCGCCGGATTCGCGCTGACCACGGTGCCGCGCTGGTTGGGCCTCCCGATGCCGCCGGCGGGGGCGGTCTTCTGGCGTAGCGCATGGCTTGCCGTCCTGGGCTGGGCCTTGCTGCTGGTCGGCGCGGCAATGGGCTGGCGGGGCACTGCCGCCTTGGGCGCGGCGATGCCCGCCCTGGTGCTGGGCGACGTCAGCCGGCGCCTCTGGGCTGATTGCCGCCGCCTTGGCGCCAGGCACTCGGGCCATGCGCGGGGGCTTGCCCTGGGGCTGCTCGTGCTGGCCCTGTGTCAAGCCCTGGCGGCCCTCGCGCTGCTCGGCGAGCAAGTCTTGCTGCTGCGCCTAGCCGTTCATGCCGGGCTGAACCTCGGCGTGGCCGGCGTCTTTGCCCTGGCCTTGCAGCGGCTCACGCCCTTCTTGCATCAAGACGGGCGGCGCCAAGCTCTGCTCTTAATTGCCCTGCTGAGCGGCCTGGCCTTACGCGCCGCACTGGATTTCGCCACTTTGCTGGCCTACCCGCCGTCTGCGCTTGTGGCCTGGACCAGCGCCGCGGCATTGCTGGGCCTGGGGATCTGGCTCTGGCGGGATGCCTGGGCGCCGGAGCTGGCTGCGGCACGGCGTACGCCCCTGGTCGCACAACTGCATTTGGGCTATCTCTGGCTGGGCCTGAGCTTTCTCTTGGACGCCGCGGCTTTGGCCGCCGCCGCCAGCGGCCACCCCGGCTGGCTCGGCCTGGCCCCGCAACACGCCGTGAGCCTAGGCTTCATGGGCAGCACCTTGCTGGCCATGGTCAGCCGGGTCAGCGCTGTGCAGCAAGGCCGCAGCGTGGCGGTGGATCGCCCGCTTTGGGTCATGCAAGCGCTTCTGCAAGCAACGACGCTGATCCGCCTAGCGGCCGATTTCAGCACCCATCGCGGCCTGCTGCTGGCCTTGGCTGGCGCCGGCTTTGCCCTCTTGGCGCTGAGCTGGAACTGCCGCTATCTGCCCTGGCTCTTGAGCCCAATTCAAACAAAGAGAAGCAATCGATGA
- a CDS encoding metal-sulfur cluster assembly factor encodes MNESDMDALRLRILAALDKVLDPEIGESIVALGLLESLTLSPGLAELLLIPTSATCPMADQLMDEAGCAIEAECSPDWRIEVDMDWGLIWSPERMTPALRQRLGWPEPQA; translated from the coding sequence ATGAATGAGTCAGACATGGACGCCTTGCGTCTTCGCATCTTGGCCGCCCTGGACAAGGTCTTGGACCCGGAGATTGGTGAAAGCATCGTGGCGCTTGGACTGCTGGAGTCGCTGACTCTGAGCCCCGGCTTGGCGGAACTGCTGCTCATTCCCACCAGTGCCACCTGCCCGATGGCGGACCAACTCATGGATGAAGCCGGCTGCGCCATCGAAGCGGAATGCTCGCCGGATTGGCGTATCGAAGTCGATATGGACTGGGGCCTGATATGGTCGCCCGAGCGCATGACGCCGGCCTTGCGCCAACGCCTTGGCTGGCCCGAGCCGCAGGCATGA
- a CDS encoding Crp/Fnr family transcriptional regulator, with amino-acid sequence MNAFIHSETTPYSGPQLSPAQLQARQVRQALEQAWPALLDVPQTLNELAGLGRSHRVRARGRVLHEGFANKGSLWLLVRGKVSMGKRSEKGKWWQSHSLSAGQWLDLSSAWSGSLYPETAIATTAVLAHEFPATEVLRLSREEPALLGALLASLSRFSCEAIAARQALTIKDFPVRLAEWLLVQLQQSDSADHLVISELKRDLAAQLGATPETLSRTLRQFQESGLIEMQHSEVWIPDVQRLRGFCKASVSR; translated from the coding sequence ATGAATGCTTTTATTCACTCAGAAACCACCCCGTACAGCGGCCCGCAGCTCAGCCCGGCACAGCTTCAAGCCAGGCAAGTGCGCCAGGCCTTGGAGCAGGCGTGGCCTGCGCTGCTCGATGTGCCGCAAACCCTGAACGAGCTGGCCGGCCTGGGCCGCAGCCACCGGGTGCGCGCCCGCGGTCGGGTGCTGCACGAGGGTTTTGCCAACAAGGGCAGCCTGTGGCTGCTGGTGCGCGGCAAGGTCAGCATGGGTAAGCGCTCGGAAAAGGGTAAATGGTGGCAAAGCCACTCGCTGAGCGCCGGCCAATGGCTGGACTTATCGAGTGCCTGGAGCGGTTCGCTTTATCCTGAGACCGCCATCGCCACCACGGCGGTGCTGGCGCATGAGTTCCCGGCCACCGAGGTGCTGCGGCTGAGTCGAGAGGAGCCGGCGCTGCTGGGCGCCTTGTTGGCCAGCCTGTCCAGGTTCAGCTGCGAAGCCATTGCGGCCCGCCAAGCGCTGACCATCAAGGACTTCCCGGTGCGCTTGGCCGAGTGGTTGCTGGTGCAGTTGCAGCAGTCAGACAGCGCCGACCATCTGGTCATCAGCGAACTCAAACGCGACCTCGCCGCACAGCTTGGCGCCACGCCTGAAACCCTGTCACGCACGCTGCGGCAGTTTCAGGAGAGCGGCTTGATCGAGATGCAGCACAGTGAAGTCTGGATCCCTGATGTTCAACGACTGCGCGGTTTTTGCAAAGCCAGCGTCAGCCGCTGA
- a CDS encoding cytochrome D1 domain-containing protein, protein MVQSSNPKAPPMTQAEFDTARKIYFERCAGCHGVLRKGATGKPLTPDITLGKGTDYLKVFIAYGSPAGMPNWQTSGEMSEQQVDLMARYIQHDAPTPPEFGMADMKASWKVVVPPEKRPTKKMNNYNIENIFSTTLRDTGEVALIDGDTKQIINIVKTGYAVHISRTSASGRYLFVIGRDAKINMIDLWMEKPDNVAEIRMGLEARSVEASKYKGYEDKLVIAGAYWPPQYVIMKGDTLEPLKIVSTRGNTVDKQEYHPEPRVASIVASHYRPEFIVNVKETGKTLMVDYSDLNALKTIEVGTARFLHDGGWDSTKRYFMVAANQSNKIAVVDAKEDKLVKLVEVSKIPHPGRGANFIHPKFGPVWSTGHLGDEAISLVATDPVKHKQYAFKEVAQIKGQGGGALFIKTHPKSTHLYSDTPLNPDAAISQSVAVFDINALDKGFKVLPIAEWAGLKDDGAKRVVQPEYNKAGDEVWFSVWSAKDKESAIVVVDDKTLKLKAVIKDPRLITPTGKFNVYNTQHDVY, encoded by the coding sequence ATGGTGCAAAGCAGCAACCCCAAGGCGCCGCCGATGACGCAGGCCGAGTTCGACACGGCCCGCAAGATCTACTTCGAGCGCTGCGCCGGCTGCCACGGCGTGCTGCGCAAGGGCGCCACCGGCAAACCGCTGACGCCCGACATCACCCTGGGCAAGGGCACCGACTATCTGAAGGTCTTCATCGCCTACGGCTCGCCTGCCGGCATGCCCAACTGGCAGACCTCCGGCGAGATGAGCGAGCAGCAGGTGGACCTGATGGCCCGCTACATCCAGCACGACGCGCCGACACCGCCCGAGTTCGGCATGGCCGATATGAAGGCCAGTTGGAAGGTCGTTGTGCCGCCAGAGAAGCGGCCGACCAAGAAGATGAACAACTACAACATCGAGAACATCTTCTCGACCACGCTGCGCGACACCGGCGAAGTGGCCCTGATCGACGGCGACACCAAGCAGATCATCAACATCGTCAAGACCGGCTACGCGGTGCACATCTCGCGCACTTCTGCCTCAGGCCGCTATCTGTTCGTGATCGGCCGTGACGCCAAGATCAATATGATCGATCTGTGGATGGAAAAGCCCGACAACGTGGCCGAAATCCGCATGGGCCTGGAAGCCCGTTCGGTGGAGGCCAGCAAGTACAAGGGCTATGAGGACAAGCTGGTGATTGCCGGCGCCTACTGGCCGCCCCAGTACGTGATCATGAAGGGCGACACCCTGGAGCCGCTGAAGATCGTCTCCACCCGCGGCAACACCGTGGACAAGCAGGAGTACCACCCCGAGCCTCGCGTGGCCTCCATCGTGGCCAGCCACTACCGGCCCGAGTTCATCGTCAACGTCAAGGAAACCGGCAAAACCTTGATGGTGGACTATTCGGACCTCAATGCGCTCAAGACCATCGAGGTCGGCACCGCCCGCTTCTTGCATGACGGTGGCTGGGACAGCACCAAGCGCTACTTCATGGTGGCCGCCAACCAGAGCAACAAGATCGCCGTGGTGGATGCCAAGGAAGACAAGTTGGTCAAGCTGGTCGAGGTCAGCAAGATCCCGCATCCGGGCCGTGGCGCCAACTTCATCCACCCCAAGTTCGGCCCGGTCTGGAGCACCGGCCACTTGGGTGATGAGGCGATCTCCCTGGTCGCGACCGATCCGGTGAAGCACAAGCAATACGCCTTCAAGGAAGTGGCGCAGATCAAGGGCCAGGGCGGCGGTGCGCTGTTCATCAAGACACATCCGAAGTCCACCCATCTGTACTCGGACACACCGCTGAACCCCGATGCGGCCATCTCCCAGTCAGTGGCCGTGTTTGACATCAATGCTTTGGACAAGGGCTTCAAGGTCTTGCCCATCGCCGAGTGGGCGGGCTTGAAGGATGACGGCGCCAAACGCGTAGTTCAGCCGGAGTACAACAAGGCCGGCGATGAGGTCTGGTTCTCCGTGTGGTCCGCCAAGGACAAGGAAAGCGCCATCGTGGTGGTGGACGACAAGACGCTCAAGCTCAAGGCCGTGATCAAGGACCCGCGCCTGATCACACCGACCGGCAAGTTCAACGTGTACAACACCCAGCACGACGTGTACTGA
- a CDS encoding c-type cytochrome, whose product MRALPFILLAATALLGASPVAQANEEALNKAGCMACHTKDKKLVGPSFKDVAAKYKGQDATAALVQKVRTGGKGVYGPIPMPPNPPEKINDADLKGGVEWILKQ is encoded by the coding sequence ATGCGCGCACTTCCATTCATTCTGCTGGCCGCGACCGCCCTGCTGGGCGCCTCACCAGTCGCTCAGGCCAATGAAGAAGCCCTGAACAAGGCCGGCTGCATGGCTTGCCACACCAAAGACAAAAAGCTGGTGGGGCCCTCGTTCAAAGACGTGGCCGCCAAGTACAAAGGCCAGGACGCCACTGCTGCCTTGGTCCAGAAGGTTCGCACCGGCGGCAAAGGCGTTTACGGCCCCATTCCAATGCCGCCCAACCCACCCGAGAAGATCAACGATGCCGACCTCAAGGGCGGCGTGGAGTGGATCCTTAAACAGTAA
- a CDS encoding DUF4160 domain-containing protein has translation MSTDCEVDENGSVQFLGRKQLVDRIDGLTVVILPREHPPPHFHIVGRGVDASFSILDGTHLVGALTAKQRRAVAFWYERSKALLIRHWNETRPANCPVGPINE, from the coding sequence ATGTCGACTGACTGTGAGGTCGACGAAAACGGCTCCGTTCAATTTCTCGGAAGGAAGCAGCTAGTTGACCGAATTGACGGACTTACTGTGGTCATCCTCCCTCGCGAACATCCTCCCCCGCACTTTCACATCGTTGGCCGCGGCGTAGATGCATCCTTCTCGATTCTGGACGGAACGCATTTGGTCGGAGCCCTTACTGCTAAGCAACGGCGAGCCGTTGCTTTTTGGTACGAGCGTTCAAAGGCCCTGCTCATTCGCCATTGGAATGAGACGAGACCAGCGAACTGTCCCGTCGGACCTATCAACGAATGA
- a CDS encoding GNAT family N-acetyltransferase, protein MSARRSSSFSLPPSPIPEVRVIELGSADAPLLQQFFDANPEYFQLTQGTPASANEAKEELHGELPAGWPYTKTWFIGSMDSNGALMAFANLVSDLLAPGVWNVSTFIVATARHGTGDARRLHESLEAWAYAKGAKWLRLGVVQGNTRAERFWQSQGYVQTRLREGVQFGSQTNTLRVMFKPLAGGTMAEYHALVPRDCPESSQAG, encoded by the coding sequence ATGAGTGCAAGGCGCTCCAGTTCGTTCTCACTCCCACCATCGCCTATCCCAGAAGTTCGAGTCATCGAGCTTGGGAGCGCAGATGCACCACTGCTCCAGCAGTTCTTCGATGCGAATCCTGAGTACTTCCAGCTGACACAAGGGACGCCGGCTTCGGCGAATGAGGCGAAGGAAGAACTCCATGGCGAGCTGCCTGCGGGGTGGCCCTATACGAAGACATGGTTCATTGGCTCTATGGACTCAAATGGCGCCTTGATGGCCTTTGCCAATTTGGTGTCGGACCTTCTTGCGCCCGGGGTCTGGAACGTCAGCACCTTCATCGTGGCCACTGCGCGGCACGGCACAGGCGATGCCCGCCGCTTGCACGAAAGCCTCGAAGCCTGGGCGTACGCCAAGGGCGCGAAGTGGCTTCGGCTCGGCGTTGTTCAGGGCAACACGCGAGCCGAGCGCTTCTGGCAGTCGCAGGGCTATGTGCAGACGCGCTTGCGTGAGGGTGTGCAGTTTGGTTCTCAAACAAACACGCTGCGGGTGATGTTCAAACCCCTGGCCGGCGGAACAATGGCGGAATACCATGCCCTTGTTCCCCGCGATTGCCCGGAATCCAGCCAGGCTGGCTGA
- a CDS encoding nitrite reductase has translation MNEQLKTLVKLALVLGLFGLAWDFARAQTVEAGALYQQQCASCHGEQRLGVMGPALLPESLERLRRPEAIKLIREGRPATQMPAFGAQLSEAEIQALAAYIYQPQLPAPQWAADDIRRSRSFDADSRQWPASPQWKADPMNLFVVVEGGDHHISLLDGDRFETIHRFPSRYALHGGPKFTPDGRYVYFGSRDGWISKYDLWNLKQVAEVRAGLNMRNVAVSSDGRWVMAANYLPQEVVLFDADLNLVKQFEAKSMNGKQGSRVSAVYDAAPRKSFVVALKDIAELWEISYDPKAEVIHDGLVHDYRMGEAIARPGYLNARRTPLDEPLDDFFFDDSYNHVLGSARPGSDAAGGASKSTLGQVVNLNARRKVSSLPIAGMPHLGSGISFDWQGRRVMASPNLKDGRISVIDLKSWDLVREITTPGPGFFMRSHAKSRFAWADSMMGGKEAKDTLTIIDKQSLEVVAQVREPGKTLAHIEFTKDGRFALASLWELDGALIVYDAATFKEVKRIPMSKPVGKYNVWNKISREEGTSH, from the coding sequence ATGAATGAACAGTTGAAGACCCTCGTCAAACTCGCCTTGGTGCTGGGCCTGTTCGGCCTGGCCTGGGACTTTGCCCGTGCGCAGACTGTGGAGGCCGGTGCCTTGTACCAGCAGCAATGCGCCAGCTGCCACGGCGAGCAACGCCTCGGCGTGATGGGCCCGGCCCTGCTGCCGGAAAGCCTGGAACGCCTGCGCCGCCCAGAGGCCATCAAGCTCATTCGTGAGGGGCGCCCGGCCACCCAGATGCCGGCCTTTGGCGCCCAGCTCAGCGAGGCCGAGATTCAGGCCTTGGCCGCCTATATCTACCAGCCTCAGCTGCCGGCGCCGCAATGGGCGGCGGACGACATCCGGCGCTCGCGCAGCTTTGATGCGGACAGCCGTCAATGGCCGGCCAGCCCGCAATGGAAAGCTGACCCGATGAATCTCTTCGTGGTGGTGGAGGGCGGTGACCACCACATCAGCCTGCTGGATGGCGACCGTTTCGAGACCATCCATCGCTTCCCCAGCCGCTACGCCCTGCACGGTGGCCCTAAGTTCACGCCCGATGGCCGTTATGTCTACTTCGGTTCTCGCGATGGCTGGATCAGCAAGTACGACCTCTGGAACCTCAAACAAGTGGCCGAGGTGCGGGCCGGCCTGAATATGCGCAATGTGGCCGTCAGCAGCGATGGCCGCTGGGTCATGGCGGCCAATTACCTGCCGCAAGAAGTGGTGCTGTTCGATGCCGACCTGAACTTGGTCAAGCAGTTTGAGGCCAAGAGCATGAACGGCAAGCAGGGTTCACGAGTTTCCGCCGTCTACGACGCCGCGCCGCGCAAGAGCTTTGTGGTGGCGCTCAAAGACATTGCCGAGTTATGGGAGATCTCTTACGACCCCAAGGCCGAGGTGATCCACGACGGCCTGGTGCATGACTACCGCATGGGCGAGGCCATCGCCCGCCCCGGCTACCTGAATGCGCGCCGCACGCCGCTGGATGAGCCGCTGGACGACTTCTTCTTCGACGACAGCTACAACCATGTCTTGGGTTCCGCCCGGCCGGGCTCTGACGCAGCAGGCGGCGCCAGCAAATCCACCCTGGGCCAGGTGGTCAACCTGAACGCCCGGCGCAAGGTCAGCAGCCTGCCCATAGCCGGCATGCCCCACCTCGGCTCAGGCATCAGCTTTGACTGGCAGGGCCGCCGCGTGATGGCCAGCCCTAACCTCAAAGACGGACGCATCAGCGTGATCGACCTCAAGAGCTGGGATCTGGTGCGCGAGATCACCACGCCCGGCCCGGGCTTCTTCATGCGCAGCCATGCCAAGAGCCGCTTTGCCTGGGCCGATTCCATGATGGGCGGCAAGGAGGCGAAAGACACCTTGACCATCATCGACAAGCAAAGCCTTGAGGTCGTGGCCCAGGTGCGCGAGCCCGGCAAAACCTTGGCCCATATCGAGTTCACCAAAGACGGCCGCTTTGCCCTGGCCAGCCTGTGGGAACTAGACGGCGCCTTGATCGTCTACGACGCCGCCACCTTCAAGGAAGTGAAGCGCATCCCCATGAGCAAGCCCGTCGGCAAATACAACGTCTGGAACAAGATCAGTCGGGAGGAGGGGACGTCGCATTGA